The genomic segment ctacagctctgattcgacctctagcctgggaacctccatatgctgtgcaagcggcccaagaaatagcaaaaaaaaaaaaaaaaaaaaaaattaaattaaatctttttatgGAATCTTAGtaaaaaatgtatgaaaagttTGAATTCATTTTGATAGAGCATCCTTTCCTTTaggcttctctctctttccacttttttgaaaaattagttctgtatgtattttaaatacaaagtatATACTCAGAAGCCCGTTAAGTTCTAAGGATTATTGATTATCTCTACGACTTTAATTCAAGCAATATTTCTTTGTTCTAACCGAATAGGTAATCAGTACAAAAGATAAGACCATATCTTTGGATCGCTATATTTTGTAGGGAAAAGCAAAggattttgaattatatttgaagaaatttataGATCCAGGGatatatgagaaaagaagaagggtccaaattgttttaatatttctttcatctgaaaaaagaaaatgacactgaAGCTCTGGCATAAACCTGAGACTTCCTACAGCAAAGCTGGTACCAAACACCTCCACCGTTTAGCAGAAGTAAATAGATATTTGCCATGCAAGGCAAGTATTACATGGCTGTGAAGCCACATGGATGCCTGTCACCTAAATATTCTAGAAAGCCCTGTtgtgtttacttctttttttttttttcttttttttttttttgtcttttgtctttctgttgttgttgttgttgctatttcttgggccgctcccgcggcatatggaggttcccaggctaggggttgaatcggagctgtagccaccagcctacgccagagccacagcaacgtgggatccgagccgcatctgcaacctacaccacagctcacggcaacgccggatcgttaacccactgagcaagggcagggaccgaacccacaacctcatggttcctagtcggattcgttaaccactgtgccacgacaggaactcctgttgtgtttACTTCTATGGGCCAGACTATATAGAAGCCACCGGaatgaagaaatacaaaggaatacAAGTTTCAGAGGCCCAGCATCTCCCTTAAGCAGATTCCATCTCACGTGTGAATGGCTTTGTCCTAAACACAGAGTTCTCCCAAACCTCTCCAGAAACGCCACCACGTGGGAAACTGTCACCACTCGGTCCTCGATCAGAGACGTTTAAAGATCTCCGTTGTCCATCATCTTTTCTGTGTCCCCACGAGGACAGCAACGAGGTAGGAAAGGAGATGAGATCTGGCAGAAGCCACTCGGAAAGAAAAAAGGCCCGTATCTCTTAAGAcgtgaaagggaaagagaaacacaCTGCCTCTGGCGAATTTGTCCTTGTTTAACTGTGCTCTTATTCTAAGCCACCGTATTTTTAGCCAGCAATGTCTCTACCTTTTTCAAAAGAGCTAATATGGAAAATTACACAAACTCACCTCAGTGTTAGGCACCTGCAAAGCCTTATTCATGGCTGAGAATCCCTAGGAGTTCTTTGAACATTGGGCTGGCATCGTCTTAtatgggatttttcctttccctgGGGAGGTTTCGGCAAGATGCCCCAGGCTGATTGACTCTCCACAATTGGAAGCCTCAGAGCAATCAGTTTGAAAGGGAATACACGAGGCTCAGTCATACCTGTATTCAGAAGCTTTtgcatagaaaaagaaagagcaaaaacacatgaaagtttAATGCTTTTTCCCAAGTGAGAAAAAATGAATGCCAAGCCTGGTGAAGgtgaacatcatttaaaatttttgtctcgtattgcaaaataaatacatttttaaagtagaaaatctAAAAGACTGTAAAAGAGTATaataaaaacttagaaaatcACTTGTAAGTCCAATGAAGCAAGAACCACTCTGAAAAGTTTTCTCTGTTGGTCCAATCATTTTATAGTTATTAAGTATAATATGGTGTTTTGTATAAATTTCAGACTGTGAAGTTTTGCACACCTTTTTCcctatttaatattattttatgtacttCCTCATGTCATTCTGTGTGTCTTGAAATTGAAATTTTCAAGAGTTAAATTAAATCTTCTTTCCAGCCAATAACGGCACCAAAATTCATTAAGCATTTCATTACTCTGGAATATTTCAATATTGTCTAATTTTTACTATCAAAAATTCTTCTATGGATAGCCTAATCTAGTCTGTTTGAACGACTAATTATTTCTCTCTTAAGGTAAGCAGAAGTAGAATTGAAGTTTGTGGGATCAAAAGGTGTGGACAACTCAAAAATGTTGGAAAAAGTCATCTCcataaaatatgtattgattTCCACTTCTATATACAGTTAGGGGGCTGTCCATCCCCCTCTAAGTACGAATTATTGTGTTTGCTCTCATTTCTCCAGCTGAAATGATGAGAACGCTAGCTTTTGGGTATTTTAGCTTGACTTAAAATTAACTTCACCAGTGCTTATGAACATTTTTTAAGTGTTTCTGGTCGGTTGGTTTTCTCACACTTTTCTCATACCAGGCACTTTCAAAACCAAAAGGTGAACACGTTTTCTGCCATAGGTTGCCATCTTTCTTAAAAGTAGCAGTGACACTGGATTGAATTGGGACCCACCAGCCAGAAGGGCTGCAAAGCCAATCTGCTGAccctgggttgtggtgaaggaaaggaCAGTGTCTACTGCAGGGCACCCAGCAAGGAATGAGAGCAGCTCGTACTCAGAAGGCCTGAGTTCCCCAGTGCCTTTCAGGGAAGGATTTTCACGGGGTGCATGAGGAGCTGGGTCGCGATTCTCTGATGGGTCGATGAGGAGGTAACAGGTGATCAGCATCATCAGTCTGGGATATACCTGCTTGTGCTCAGGAGCTTCCATGCAGTGGGGGTGTGATTTTAGTAAATCAGTTGAGAAATGTGCATCAGACCTTTTATCTTCCAGAAGGCATGGAGAGTCCTGTGACTCTGTTTTATGGCCAACATTGTGTAAGTTATTATAACTTTTCTTGCCAGACTATTTTGCCTCTGCATCCCTCTTTCTGGAACAAGTTTTCTCTCCTAACCCATTCCACCCAGTTGACACCAATTTATTCTTTAGTATCAGCTTCAACACTAATTTCTTCTGAAAACCTATTCTGATGTTTATAATTTGTGCCAGGATGTACCATTAGAAGATATAGCTTCCTTGTCCCTGTACCATTACTTATGTAGTTGTGCTTTTTTTATATTCGATCTTTCCTTTTAACTCGTTCATTTTCCTTTCCATCGTTTCCTCTTAAAATGAAGGGCTCTTCAATAGCCCATTTTTAACAACTCTGTCTTTCCCACCACAGTTCCGCAGTAGCGAGACACAATGGAAGCAAGGAAGTTGCTCTCCCGATGTTAACAATTTTATGATAAACAACAGGTAGAATAAGGCTTTGGACCATCGGTCATTTGTTTATATTGTTCTCCCAGTTTAGGCGGACTGGCTCACCCAGCCTCTGGCATAGATAATTGCAAACCTCCAAGGGAGAGGCTGGCTACTGACACACCAATGTGGGCGGATCAGACAGGGAGACTGACTAGTGCGAGGGATCAGGGCTTAACCTGTATCTCGCTCATATCAGATACGAAAATTAGAAGCTTTTCCTACTCAGTTAGAACAAAAAGTTAAGAATATTAGTCTAAATTTCAAGCAATAAAAAGTGGAGACTGATgataccccccgccccccgccccccctcctTTCCTTTTACAATTATTGCTCTTTGTCCTTTCTCATCAGACCACTTCTTGTGCAATATTCAGATGGGGATAACCTTCCCTAAATagttcttttttccctccccctcctttgccttttcttcctaACCTTCTTTCCGTTTTatccattttctacttttaagaTGCCAAATCTCCCAACGTGAACTGTGACTAGCGTTCTGACCACCACCCCAGATTGCAGTAGTTTACCTTTGGGAGCGGCACCTGGCAAAATGCCCGAGTCCACAAACACAGCTCTTCCTACACAGAAGTTCCAGCACCACTTTGCACTCTCAGCCCGATGAACAACATCCTACGCGCTCTTTATATGCCCTATGGTTACCGGGGGGCTTAGGGGGTGTTTGGGTGCGTGAAGAGAGCGCTGGTTGGATAAAGAAATCTGTGCCTTGATCATTTCCCACGAAATACTCAACAGGTCAACAGATATTCACAATTGTCTGGTTTCTACAGCTATTTATGGCTTCAAAGAATTCAGGGAAAAATCTCAGACCTTTATCCAACCTCTTTTCTGTTGACTGAAATGCCTTGTACTCCTTATCTCAAAAGTAGAAACATCAAATTCAAATTTCTCTAATCATCTCACAAAATAATTAAACCATCTTTGTGCAATCTTGTTCATGTTCCAGCTCTTCTATTGGTAAAAGCTTAATGTTATTTTGCAAGACAGGATACATCTATGGTATTTTAAAGAAAggtaaatgttttattcattgaTCCTGAGACACAGAACtcaaggaaagaatgaaataaggttTTGGCTTACTTTGGAGAATTCAGTAAAACATAATACCCCACTGGTGATAGAAGCTTGTGAGGGGCAGTGCTCACTGAACTTTATATTCTCTGATCTGGCCTGCTCTGTtcgattttctttatttctgtacaTCTACGCATGCGACCAGCTGGAGGGGTTGGCCACAGCCTTCTGGAGATTCTGCAGCAGCAAGATAACTTTCACGACATTTGGTAGAAGCTTGCAATTTCATTCCACTAACTTTCCTTTGGGAATATGAATACCCcacagatgaaaaggaaaaatgattaaaCTACATTTAAATCTGAGTGTGAGCTCTTTGTACCTGAGAGCTTGGTTCTAGATATAATCAAACTCTGTGAGGTTGATGTGGGGCACTTGGGCCTTTTTCACCAAACCCAGTGAGTTCTGCCTCGTAACTCGGTTTCTAGGACATGAGATGGAATTGGAAATTTCATCCACTTTTTTCTCTCACCTTGCATCTCTTCTCTTCGCCTcaattcccttcccttctcttctctctctctctctccctcgttCCATGCATATGGAATAGAATTTTCTTCCATCACCAactgttttataattatttaaaaacttcgCAATGATTCTGGCTGGCTGGCTCTAATTCTGTTGTGAGTCTTAGTTTTCAGAATTATATTGTTGTTGGTGGTGATTTCTTCTGTGAAACCCATTTTTGAGTTTGCAATGGGGAAGATGACTTAAAATTAATTGAGAATTGATACTCAGATGcctcaaatgaattttatttattgcaCTGCATTTTTTCAGagatttaattttatgttactattttgctgtttttttttcctttcacactcCTCAAGCATAGGCCTGTTAACattattgtgttttaattttaatcttaatattttgagattcatctagtTTGGCTATTTGTGTAGCTCACATTCCTTGtctctaaaatgagaataattataGCTATGCTATCGTTTTGAGTACAATTTAAAAGTAAGTTCTTATATGAAGTATtgttataatatttaataaatatatatattttaaaaatggcagttTGGGAAAAGGAACTATTTGATCTGTTTACTAGTGTTTTCATATGGTTTTGGTATGACAATATCAGATgagtaaaattttccaaatccaacaacataattTCAAGAGGGACCAACTTTATTGACTGTAAGCTaatactttgtattttataaagGCACTTTTATAATGTTCATATGTTTTAGATTTAGGTTTTGCTTCCAAGCATGAAAATTACTTTGCAAAAATATATGGAGTGATTAATATAGTTCACAATCATTTGACTACGCATAATAtggtaataaaatatattcttcatattagcagaatataagattaaaatCTTAGTTGCTATTACTAATAGCGCTACCTCTTTATCGGTTTGTATCCATTTCCTGATTCCATTCAATTGCTACAGTTTCCTTTTGGGAAATGCTCTTATTTTCTTCgcttttcatttattcttcctatTCCGTACCACCACATTCATCGTTCCCTCcccatgttttttttctcttttatttccagaAGTGTAAATAAGGTCCTCTTTTCTTGATTGTGTCTGATCATTTAACTATTTCTTATATATTCGAGTTAAGAAAAGCAGTGAACCGAAGCGTCCTTGATAGGCACTGTATATAAATCTTCTTCAAATCTCTTTCCCTCTAGTTATAAAGCCTTTCTTCAAAAGGTGTCAAAGAGTATTCGCTGTGTTCTTCAAAATTCTACTTCATATCAACTCAAAGGAGTGCTTCCCAGATTATCATGAACTTCAATAATCATTTTTACTCCTGCGTCATTTATATTTACACAAAGTTAGAGATATCCAAATAATTTCCAAGGAAACAGGATGCAAGAAATAAGTTAAcagtcaaggtttttttttttcccttaagatatGCAAATTTCACATAAATATGGTATTAAAAGGGTGACAAAGACCTCTGGAATTCGGCACAATTTGGGTGCTTCTGGCTTCCCTGGAACTCCGAGGACGGTTTGCTTCTGTGCCTTCCCCAGTCTCCCGGAGCCTCCCCGGGCACCAGACTTCCCTGGTCTTTACTCTACACTCCCTCCCAGCGTCTGGACCAGAGTGCCTTCATCCTCAAGAGATGACTTCCAGCTGTATATTCCCGGTGTTCTACGCTGTGTGTCCATTCGACAAGGTCTAACGAAAGTTCAACTATGTGGgagaagttctcactgtggcataggtggtcaagaatctgacttcaggggTTCAGGTAAAAGCTCTGTCTCgccttcaacccctggcccaagaccttccatatgctagggAGAAGCcatcaaacaataaaaaataaagttaaacgcTATTTGGGAAATGGACTTGTTTcctgcctattttatttttccagtaagTTAGAAGTCTCAGATTAAAAATTTTGGAATGATTTCCTAAATATGACAGCAGAGTATTCTTAGGTATTTCTTCTGACATCTGGGCTGCTGAATTGTGCACGTATTTTCTTCCTGCCTATAGCTGTCTTTGCCTTTGGGCCACATGCAGAATTCCACATCGGAGATTTACCTCACACGGAAAGCATCTTTCTCTCTAGTAAACAGTTTGATGACTCCCTCACGGATCTGCTTGGTCTTCACTCCATAGACAATTGGATTCAAGGTGGGAGGCAGCAGCAGGTAGAGGTTGGCTATTAAAATGTGGACGTGGTGAGGGATGCTGCGTCCCCCAAAGCGGTGggtgaagaaattgaagaaggcTGGGACATAGGTGATGACAATAGCACAAATGTGGGAGGTACAGGTGCTAAAAGCTTTGTGTCGGGCATCCGCAGATGCCAGATTTATTACAGCACGAATAATCATGGTGTAAgacagggaaatacaaattatatcAGACCCGCCATTCAGTAGGGCAGCTATGAGACCATAGACAGCGTTAATCTTGATGTTGCCGCAGGATAACTTGGCCAGAGACATATGGTCACAGTAGGTGTGCTGAACGAGATTGCCCCTGCAGTAGGGAAGCCGCTTGATCAGGAAAGTGAACGGTATCACCAGCAACACACTTCGCATCAAGGTGGCCAGCCCAACCTTGGCAATGGTGGTGTTGGTGAGGATGGTGGCATAGCGTAGAGGGTAGCAAATGGCCACGTAGCGATCCAGAGCCATAAGCATGAGCACACCGGACTCCATGCCTGTCAGCATGTGGATGAAAAACATCTGCACAAGGCAGGCGTTAAAGTCAATCTCCTTGAGGCGGAGCCAGAAGATGCACAACGTATTGGGGACAAAGGAAGTGCAGCCACTGATGTCTATAAGGGACAGCAAGGCGAGGAAGTAGTACATGGGCCGATGCAGAGCCTCCTTGTGGCTGATGATGTACATGAGCCCACAGTTCCCCGTGACAGCAATGACGTACATGAAGCAGAACGGCAGGGAGATCCAGACGTGTGCCGCTTCCAGCCCAGGAATCCCACTGAGGATGAAGTGTGTTGGTGTCAGGCTGGAGCTGTTGGCTCCATGCATGGTGGTCAACTGCAAAGCATGTTATTTTCAGGGTCAATAAAGATGTCCTGTACAGGAAGATAACAGTGAGACTGCTTCTGGTCAGAGGAAAAGATGAAGGAGTATTTTTCACAAAGCAAGTAATAAACTTAGGGGGAAATCATCTTTTTGTACCTAGGCTGTGTTATCTGATCTTATTGAGTCTGTTACTAAATTTTGATTGCTTTGGATGACAAACATGTTAACAAAGACCTGGTCTTGCTTGGTTTTATACCATAAACTCTTTCTCCTGCTCATATTCCATATTCGCTTACTCTTGCTTTTGCCAATTGACCAGTTTCCAAATGATAGACCCTGTTTTAATAACAGACTCTACTAACTGGTCATATAATTTCTCTTCTTCCAAAAAGTCCTTCCAAATGTGTCCACTGGATTATAATCAGTTAAATTATGTGAGAACCTGCTTATTTGGGACATATATTATGAGGTGAGCATCATCCACTCTACAAGAGAATAACCTCGAACAAAATATTTGGCAGACCTAAAGTTACGTAACAAGCTGCAGCTTACAATGCACAGCCATATGCCTTCTCCATTATATCTCTAATGAGTTCTTCTTGATAAAcatgaaagattttattttttacaatcaATGACATTTTTAAGTTCTAATTCTCCAGGATTCTAGTATGCTCTCAAATCTATGTAGATAAACAGagaatttgtatttataaataagCACATTTAATTTCTGTTGCATTATTTTTAGTCCTCAAATGAATTCAAATAATTACATTGAATTGCTTATCATTTTCACAgctacatattatatatttaatttcatcaAATTATCATATATTCTATTATACTTTAATCTCCCCATAATagacctttttaaaattctaattttgattgcttcctctctctctctttctctctttgaaattTTGCCTAGGGATTTATctaagcatctttttaaaaacttttttttttttttgtctttttgcctttttcagggccacccctgtggaatatggatgttcccaggtcaggtgtccaacgggagctgtagccgccagcctacaccacagccacagcaacgcgggatccgagccgcgtctgcaacctacaccacagctcacagcaatgccagatccttaacccactgaacaaggccagggatcgaacctgcaacctcatggttcctagttggattcgttaaccactgagctaccatgggaactcctaagtgtcttattttttaatttttacttttaagcagtggaaatttttttataatgatgcTGTATACATTAAACcaacatataaaaacaatttttttctagaaaatagtAACAGATTAgaactgaagtctttttttttttagctttttcaggctgcacccgtggcatatggaagtttccaggctaggggtcaaatcagagctgcagcttgcaggcctacaccagagccacagcaatgcaagatctgagccatgtccgcaaactaaaccacagctcatggcaaccctggattcttaacccactgaacaaggccagggattgaacctgcatcctcatggatattagttgggtttgtaacccactgaaccacaataggaactcaaacactgaaaatgttttaaagaaattttctcaactgtaaatatttttggcattAAGAAGagtaaactgggagttcccctcatggctcagtgttaatgaacccacctaatatccatgaagatttgtgttcaatccctgaccttgctcagtgggtcagggatccagcattgccttgagctgtggtgtacgttgcagatgtggcttggatgcctctgtcgtgttgctgtggctgtggtgtgggctggcagctgcagccccaatttgagccctagcctgggaactgggaacttctggccctaaaaaaagcaaaaaaacaagcaaacaaacaaaaagcccagtAAAccataggaattcctgctgtgatcCTGTGGGTTAAGTCTCTGTTGCTGGGGAGGCCTggcttcagtctctggcctggtgctataagttaaaggatctggcattgctgcaactgcagcataggtcgaagctgtggctcagattccatccctggcctgggaacttccatattccacaggtgcagccaaaaagaaacaacGTGACGGAGATTTTTGCCACAATCTGGAACATTatcagcaaaatataaaatggacaaaaataaaaaatcattataaaataaaaaattttttaaaacaattgtttttagtatattaccattattttctttgtaaaatacatataagtAGGGTCATATCTAACTACCCCTTAAAGCGCCAGTATTTTTACATCTGACTCGGATCGAAAGCTGACATCCTCATTTGCTTCCAACATCCTGTAGGGTTGTTAATCTCTGCATGTGTCTCCTGTTACACCAACTCTCTCAGTCCATCCATTCCTACTGAAGTTGTCTCAAACTCAACAAACTCGCACAATTCGGGGCATTTTCCCTTTTCACTGTCCTTGCCTGTTACGCTCTTCCCCAGTCAATGTCATGGTATGTGCCTCCTGCAATTTCAGATCTCTCTTCAGTGTCAATGCAAAAGGGAAGCTTTTCCTTACCTCCCAGTTTCAGATCGCAACTCCCAGACTTTGTCGGTCTTGGTGTTAACATGTCTTTCCAGCTTTTccttctagaggaaaaaaaacaaaaccaaaaaaaccccctttAGTTATAAGATATCTGGaatctcaaagatttttttaaaactcagagaaatTTAGAATTAGGAGAATATACAAGGCGCAGAAGGAAATAGTTGCCTTTGTATTGTATTTACACACCCTAAGGACATACATATTATGAATAGGAAACATTTTAAGAACATAGACTTGGGATCAAGGAACGTTCATGCATGCTGATACGAATTTTAGTGAGATAAGAGGATAGCACTCATCAGATGTATATCCCGTCAAAGGGAGAATGGCACGTGTCATGAATGTGTCAGAAGCTGGGCTACGTGGTCACTGGAATTTCTTCCCACTTTTGTACTAATTCACTTCTTCGGTAGAAGTCTTACCTTTTCCTAAGCAAGACTCTACCCTCTATGGCAAACAGAGAAGGTGTTCTACCATTGTACACAAATGTGCTTACCTATTAATTACCACTTTGGTCCTTGTCACATCAGAATCACgcattcttcttcctcctctgcctaaATTACCTTCAATCTTTCTCccacttcccttctttctcctcatGGCAGTTTGCGATTCCCTTTGGTTTCAGAAGTCTAAAGAGGACGATAATTTAGTCTTCTTTATTCCGCCACCCTCTGATTTAAATCCCCTCTACTTTTTAGCATCTGTgcttcttatatatttttctcttctgagtCGTCCAAACTCACCCTGTTGCCAGATGATTCTGTCTCTGTTCATGACTGATATTGCTCAGTAATATTGTCCTGCATTGGTGAGAAGCCCTATGTAAGAGCATGTCTCTGGGGATTTTCCaagtaaaaggagaaaacttATTTGTAGATTCCCAGATAGAGATGTCCCCACAGATCTCTGATGAGAGAGGAGGTAAAATTAACTTTGTGGGAAGTAGGTCTATATGCTTTGAATATATTTGAGTAGGGGAAAAATACTCAATAATTACCCTTAAATTTTAACAACTTTTCTCTAATGGGACATATGAACTGTGTCTGGTAATCATTAACGTATAAACCTAGAATTATATCTAACTTCCCAGAAGGCTTCAATTCCAGCTTCATAATGTTTGTCATAGCTTTATCTGCATGGCATATATGGGGCTCGAAGCCTCCTCAAAAACATTGAGTAAAAAATTCCAGATTCTTCTAGGCTAAAGACTCATTAAGATATATTTTACATACTCAGGCAGGTTGCACGTTCATTCGAAACGCTGTATTTTTAAACACACTGTTTTTCCTTCCTGATCCACTCTGTCTCACTAGAAATACATCATCCTTTAAAGCTGTAATTCCACTTAGTAGATCTTGATCAAATCTAAGGAAAACTAGAAGACTGGTTAAAATTCTCCCATCAGTGAAAGGATTTCTGGGAAGAAGCAGAGATAGCATGCCCGCAATTAATACCATCCCTGGGCTTGTAGAAATGAATGCCAGCGAGGGGAAAAAGAGGgtagaaagaggaagaagtggtCTGGTGTAATGGTGTAGTTTTCCTCTAGAACAGGCAGCAACAAGGGGCAGAAACCTAGCAAATCAAGACTTTTTATTGGCAGTGAATGAACCCTCTTTCCAAAACACATAAACCAAAAGGAAACTCTCACCAcagatcttttttaaatttaatgttattgaggtatagttgacttatgatgttgtattagtttcaggtgtacaacaaagtgaatcagtcatacatataaatatatccattcttttttcctatatagactattacaaaaatgttctttttaaaaatgtttaaaaaacttttcaaagttttattgaagcataatttacaacattgtgaaaatttctgctgtacaacaaaatatttcagatacacacacacacacacacacacacacacacacacactttcattctttctcagattcttttcccatatagattatcacagacaaTTGGGTAGCTTTtccctgctatacagcaggttcccgtTGGTCAATTATTCCAAATATCACAGTCACCACAGATCTTCTGACCTGAGTGGAAGTTTTTGATTATTAGAAACCCGGTGAAGCATAGCTTCATTCCAGAACAGACAGCTGCAATAAATGAAAAGTCTAGAAGCAATGATTTCCTTGATATATGCTGAGTTCCATAGTGATAGCATTagggaaaataacatttaaatcaaataaataataaactagcAGATGGCAGATATGCTCCCAGTCCTAGGCTCTGTTAGGTATTTCTTCAAGATAGAAAATCTTTGAATGAAAACATACAGGTTTCAAGTCTtcggtgtgtgtttgtgtgtgtgtgtgtggggggttctAATTAAAATTACATTCAGAGAGTACACATGCTTGTAAATATTACACATGTGTTATATTCTTATTATATaaacaatgtgtatatatgagAGATTAAATGAagtctgaaaatgaaaatgaaattacatgGCTCATAATTTTTACATCAGCTGGGAGGGCTTGGCCATGTGTGCCGAGATGTCTAGTAAAGATAATTCTTCCACATTTATGAGTAGACTTAGGTGTGAAGAAATGGACAGGAGATTCAACTGAGAAGAGGGAATTAGAAAgtcctttgttttttctcatcATAT from the Sus scrofa isolate TJ Tabasco breed Duroc chromosome 9, Sscrofa11.1, whole genome shotgun sequence genome contains:
- the LOC100522157 gene encoding olfactory receptor 52N2-like — encoded protein: MHGANSSSLTPTHFILSGIPGLEAAHVWISLPFCFMYVIAVTGNCGLMYIISHKEALHRPMYYFLALLSLIDISGCTSFVPNTLCIFWLRLKEIDFNACLVQMFFIHMLTGMESGVLMLMALDRYVAICYPLRYATILTNTTIAKVGLATLMRSVLLVIPFTFLIKRLPYCRGNLVQHTYCDHMSLAKLSCGNIKINAVYGLIAALLNGGSDIICISLSYTMIIRAVINLASADARHKAFSTCTSHICAIVITYVPAFFNFFTHRFGGRSIPHHVHILIANLYLLLPPTLNPIVYGVKTKQIREGVIKLFTREKDAFRVR